Proteins encoded by one window of Paenibacillus urinalis:
- a CDS encoding sensor histidine kinase — protein MSLLQYLEDKLSVIILAVSMMLFTSLMMFISPGGRYDTEDILYNLLGCFTLIGVYLAVGFTRRYGHYKVLSEIIKNGGNDFFAAIPKSLSHEQRLYMSLARKLHKAKLEADQTFHEERTDFHDFIISWIHEVKLPITACHLLLRNNTISSLEELVNKLEDEVNKIDHYVEQTLYYSRIDSFSRDYLIAEVSLNQIMRASVRKYAKMFVAKRIRFTMWEEETTVYSDTKWLGFIIDQIVTNALKYTERGGSVICSLEENTREKRLLIQDSGIGILPEELVRIFDKGFTGSNGRKNTSSTGMGLYLANQMAIKLGHSLTVQSEEGQYTELAIIFPKSRSIYHYI, from the coding sequence ATGAGTCTTTTACAATACTTAGAAGATAAGCTTTCTGTTATTATACTGGCTGTTTCAATGATGCTTTTTACCAGCTTAATGATGTTTATCAGTCCAGGTGGTAGGTATGACACTGAGGATATTCTTTACAACTTGTTAGGTTGCTTTACTTTGATAGGAGTATATCTGGCCGTCGGATTCACTCGCCGCTACGGACATTATAAAGTACTGAGTGAAATAATCAAAAATGGCGGAAACGATTTCTTTGCTGCAATCCCTAAGTCTTTAAGTCATGAACAGAGACTGTATATGTCTCTGGCCAGAAAGCTCCATAAAGCCAAATTGGAAGCAGACCAGACTTTCCATGAGGAGCGAACGGACTTTCATGACTTCATCATATCTTGGATACATGAAGTGAAGCTACCTATAACAGCATGTCATCTACTGTTGAGAAATAATACAATCAGTTCTTTAGAAGAGCTCGTGAACAAGCTGGAGGATGAAGTAAACAAAATTGATCATTATGTAGAACAAACACTCTATTATTCCCGGATCGATTCATTCTCAAGAGATTATCTGATTGCAGAGGTTTCATTGAATCAAATCATGCGGGCCAGTGTCCGGAAGTATGCTAAGATGTTCGTCGCCAAGCGAATCCGATTCACCATGTGGGAAGAAGAAACAACGGTTTACAGTGACACTAAATGGCTTGGATTCATTATAGACCAGATCGTCACCAACGCTTTGAAATATACAGAGCGTGGAGGTTCCGTTATCTGTTCTCTTGAGGAAAATACGAGAGAGAAGCGCCTATTGATCCAGGATTCCGGTATTGGTATTCTTCCGGAAGAGCTGGTCAGAATTTTTGACAAAGGATTTACTGGTTCTAATGGTAGAAAAAATACTAGCTCTACTGGCATGGGATTATACCTGGCCAATCAGATGGCAATCAAACTTGGCCACTCGCTAACTGTGCAATCAGAAGAGGGTCAATATACGGAACTTGCAATAATCTTCCCTAAATCGCGTAGCATCTATCACTATATTTAA
- a CDS encoding DJ-1/PfpI family protein, which translates to MKKQWSVGMLVFDQVDAFDFVGPSEILSVTRYSAQDVQNMIFGSADEQPKPFLVHTVSETGGIVTASNGLRIMADYSIENAPQFDIVLIPGGFQPIIRKLIANTRVIQWITDQTVELMTSVCTGAFALAQAGLLNGKKATTNRKGLDSFQKYFPEVTVIQDQKFVDEGSIITAQGPDAGLHLAFHLVKRLLGEEVALMTADTVEYDGYEKAF; encoded by the coding sequence ATGAAAAAACAATGGTCGGTAGGTATGCTCGTATTTGATCAGGTTGACGCTTTTGACTTCGTTGGTCCGTCTGAGATTCTATCAGTTACGCGATACAGTGCTCAAGATGTTCAGAATATGATCTTTGGCTCAGCGGATGAGCAGCCTAAGCCATTTTTAGTTCATACGGTATCAGAAACAGGGGGAATCGTTACGGCCAGCAATGGCCTCCGCATTATGGCCGACTACAGCATTGAGAATGCCCCCCAATTTGATATCGTTTTGATTCCAGGCGGTTTCCAGCCGATAATCCGCAAACTGATCGCAAATACAAGGGTGATCCAGTGGATCACCGATCAAACTGTAGAATTGATGACATCTGTCTGTACGGGTGCATTCGCTTTAGCTCAAGCGGGGCTGTTAAATGGGAAAAAAGCAACTACCAACCGAAAAGGACTGGACTCCTTCCAGAAGTATTTTCCTGAAGTCACGGTAATTCAAGATCAAAAGTTCGTAGATGAGGGGAGCATTATTACTGCACAAGGACCAGATGCGGGGCTTCACTTAGCTTTTCATCTTGTCAAAAGACTATTGGGTGAAGAAGTGGCCCTCATGACAGCAGATACAGTAGAGTATGATGGATATGAAAAAGCTTTTTAG
- a CDS encoding ABC transporter ATP-binding protein, translating to MKEIVRINQLQKSFAVKGNVMPVLHGIDMNVYEGEFVGIMGPSGSGKTTLLNIVSTIDEPTSGDVVIDGESVLQMNEAQLSEFRRSKLGFIFQDYHLLDTLTVKENIVLPLALAKMDVKEIEHRVEAIGNRFGIEKLMDKYPYQISGGQKQRTAASRAIVTDPRLILADEPTGALDSRAATDLLETMNDLNRQEFATILMVTHDAYAASYCTRVLFIKDGGIFAELVKGNMTRKEFFKKILDVLNVLGGDANDAV from the coding sequence ATGAAAGAGATCGTTAGAATTAATCAATTACAAAAGTCATTCGCCGTCAAAGGAAATGTCATGCCTGTACTGCATGGGATTGATATGAACGTTTATGAGGGGGAATTTGTAGGTATTATGGGGCCTTCCGGTTCCGGGAAAACGACACTGCTCAATATCGTTTCCACAATTGACGAGCCGACCTCAGGAGACGTTGTAATAGATGGGGAAAGTGTGCTGCAAATGAATGAAGCTCAGTTATCCGAGTTTCGCCGATCGAAGCTAGGATTTATTTTTCAAGACTATCATCTATTAGATACGCTAACTGTCAAGGAAAATATAGTGCTTCCTCTTGCTCTGGCCAAGATGGACGTGAAAGAAATAGAGCACCGAGTTGAGGCAATCGGGAATCGGTTTGGCATAGAAAAATTGATGGATAAATACCCTTATCAAATCTCTGGCGGGCAAAAGCAGCGTACCGCAGCATCACGGGCAATCGTTACCGATCCGAGACTAATCCTGGCGGATGAACCGACAGGAGCCCTAGATTCACGTGCAGCAACAGATTTGCTGGAAACCATGAATGATCTGAACAGGCAGGAGTTTGCCACGATTCTTATGGTTACACATGATGCTTACGCAGCAAGCTATTGCACCCGAGTGCTCTTTATTAAAGATGGCGGTATTTTCGCAGAGCTAGTCAAAGGCAACATGACCAGAAAAGAGTTTTTTAAAAAGATACTTGATGTGCTGAACGTGCTCGGAGGGGATGCAAATGACGCTGTTTGA
- a CDS encoding helix-turn-helix domain-containing protein produces the protein MSKRSPISLEVKLQAVQRCLERRSNPNYESKQLRISKGTVKDWIRKYEADGLDGLKESNTWKSYSKELKLAAIKYTNEIELKSTRKGKALSHMNKGRKTTFEERIEIAQYTIANNLDYQKAMEKYGVSYQQVYAWVREQERLMSGDKNIFPLKVAILVTFFMLSV, from the coding sequence ATGTCAAAAAGAAGTCCTATTTCCTTAGAAGTAAAATTACAAGCCGTTCAGCGTTGTCTTGAACGTAGGTCAAATCCAAACTATGAATCAAAACAGCTTAGAATTAGCAAGGGTACGGTTAAGGATTGGATAAGAAAATATGAAGCAGATGGTTTGGATGGGTTAAAAGAATCGAATACGTGGAAATCATATTCAAAGGAATTGAAGCTTGCTGCTATCAAGTATACTAATGAGATAGAATTGAAATCTACACGTAAGGGAAAAGCACTATCTCATATGAACAAAGGACGTAAAACAACTTTTGAAGAACGCATTGAAATTGCACAATATACAATCGCTAATAATTTGGATTATCAAAAAGCGATGGAAAAGTACGGTGTATCTTATCAGCAGGTGTACGCTTGGGTTCGTGAACAGGAACGTTTAATGTCGGGGGACAAGAACATATTCCCATTGAAAGTCGCTATTTTAGTGACTTTTTTTATGTTATCGGTATAA
- a CDS encoding DUF2277 domain-containing protein translates to MCRNIKTLFNFDPPATEEEIQAAALQFVRKLSGFNRPSKANEAAFNQAVQEFTVVARQLLDSLVTQAEPRNREVEIARARARNAKRFGES, encoded by the coding sequence ATGTGCCGAAATATCAAGACCTTATTCAATTTCGACCCGCCTGCGACGGAAGAAGAAATTCAGGCTGCAGCGCTGCAATTCGTAAGGAAGCTCTCGGGCTTTAACCGTCCTTCCAAAGCGAACGAAGCGGCGTTTAACCAAGCGGTGCAAGAGTTCACCGTCGTTGCACGACAGCTGCTAGATTCTCTGGTGACTCAAGCCGAACCTCGCAATCGAGAGGTCGAGATCGCTCGGGCCCGGGCACGGAACGCCAAGCGATTCGGAGAATCCTGA
- a CDS encoding response regulator transcription factor, translating to MKIMVIEDDVTIREMLGATVQRWGFEAVLCNDFDQVQQQYVKEQPHLVLLDINLPVYDGFYWCSRIREVSKVPIIFLSSRNTPMDMVMAINMGGDDYITKPFYDEILISKIKALLRRTYSYTDSVLNVIEHNGVILNLNEGKLLCGAQTAELTKNEFRILNLLMQNKGRIVSREKMMRRLWEDESFVDDNTLTVNMTRIRKKLMELGQNQFITTIKGEGYIIK from the coding sequence GTGAAGATTATGGTTATAGAAGACGATGTGACGATAAGAGAAATGCTTGGAGCGACCGTTCAGAGATGGGGATTCGAAGCTGTTCTTTGTAACGATTTTGATCAGGTCCAGCAGCAATATGTGAAAGAACAACCTCATCTGGTGCTTCTAGATATTAATCTGCCAGTTTATGATGGATTCTATTGGTGCAGTAGGATCAGAGAAGTCTCCAAAGTCCCAATTATCTTCCTCTCTTCCCGAAACACTCCCATGGATATGGTAATGGCGATCAATATGGGTGGAGACGACTACATCACGAAGCCCTTCTATGACGAGATCCTCATCTCTAAAATCAAAGCGTTGCTGCGTAGAACATACTCTTATACAGATTCTGTCCTAAATGTAATTGAGCATAACGGTGTGATATTGAACCTGAATGAAGGAAAGCTGTTATGCGGGGCACAAACGGCCGAACTTACGAAAAATGAGTTTCGAATTTTAAATCTTTTGATGCAAAACAAAGGAAGAATTGTCAGTCGAGAGAAAATGATGCGACGTCTGTGGGAAGATGAAAGTTTTGTAGATGACAATACATTAACCGTGAATATGACGCGTATCAGAAAAAAACTAATGGAATTGGGACAGAATCAATTCATAACGACGATCAAAGGTGAGGGGTATATAATTAAATGA
- a CDS encoding FtsX-like permease family protein, translating into MTLFDLARKNIQGNFRSYFVYFFSMFVSTVIFYIFVSLQNSTEIIRSIESSESMKSIFFIASIVLILFVSVFILYSNQFFTRKRKQEVGLYALLGLPNQTIGKLLFYENLLIGTIVLVLAVMVGTLLSKLFSMMLARLLGVNVDISISISFPAVASTVIVFMIIILITSLQAYRLIYRFRLIELFRAEQEGESESRASIISACAAVLILSISYEIGLREFTNTEQILTNLGMMTVGIILGTGLMFSSFVIFMLRLMKGRKQHYFKGMNLVITSNLVYRMRGNARTFTIISILSALALCAFSFGLSTYHTYEHSARLAAPFSYMFVSQDEAFNKQVDDIIKRDAEHPVTAQVEISVVQLNGYSSNNEIISNKQLANNEQPIKVISMSGYNQAAEALGIPQVNVTESDQAIAIRPMFTEHEWADYDYETISLQLSSQQLTLAYTDMTIERIVNWSYPDNMIVVADELYKFVERQSTPVNYIGYAVEEQKTTKKTSDTLADIATPESKMSSYYAEYRVGIENAGLNVFILGFLGLVFLLALGSVLYFKQLTEATGDISRYDILKKIGVSNKEIRTSIIKQNAVVFMLPLLVGIVHYVVIFTWMRRLFGGLGGISLLEPILICISIFLVIYMFYFILTIGSVSKLLIGEALHSSRLALLGIVAGILILVGFLVWLAPEPLKEAEDRGTSDVHFDLPKPKGNYVIGVTELHLVDTERIDPWVNQLQRELMISIWYPAEKESEQRAAYMHEGAAMHYDEEEIPSIGLDPGTIDLSGIDTHAWLDAPAVAKKGGWPVIFFSPGGTVPRSFGTILVQELASQGYVVITIDHTHESSVVEFPDGRIVKGTLPEINAETVLKMIEVRVDDVRFALDQLEEMRTGSNIDAEQKGLPQGLPETLDLSKVGIYGHSAGGATAAQTMYEDDRFDAGIDMDGTLGHMPNHPLPVAQHGLDRPFMLLNSGINDEGKVDSHLTAEDRGMFWSRTSGWKFDLSIPNGAHFTFTDYQYLLPQIAMKLSLSRQVIHQSIGPVDPQRALDAQREYVSAFFDYHLKSISQPLLESSNSSYAEVKIIK; encoded by the coding sequence ATGACGCTGTTTGATCTGGCAAGGAAAAATATTCAGGGTAATTTCCGAAGTTACTTCGTTTATTTTTTTTCCATGTTTGTAAGTACGGTCATTTTTTATATTTTCGTTTCTCTTCAGAATAGTACAGAAATCATCAGATCAATTGAATCATCGGAAAGTATGAAATCTATTTTTTTCATCGCCTCCATAGTCCTGATATTGTTCGTTTCAGTGTTTATCTTGTATTCGAATCAATTCTTTACCCGGAAACGGAAACAGGAGGTGGGGCTTTACGCGCTACTGGGGTTACCTAATCAAACGATTGGGAAACTACTGTTTTATGAAAACCTATTGATTGGTACGATTGTGCTGGTCTTAGCAGTTATGGTTGGAACCCTATTATCAAAGCTGTTCTCCATGATGTTGGCGAGGTTGCTCGGCGTTAATGTCGACATTAGCATTTCAATTTCATTTCCAGCAGTAGCAAGTACAGTCATTGTGTTCATGATCATTATTCTGATTACGTCACTGCAAGCTTACAGACTGATTTACCGATTCCGGTTGATCGAGTTGTTTAGGGCAGAACAGGAAGGTGAGAGTGAATCGCGAGCTTCCATCATTTCTGCGTGTGCTGCGGTCCTTATCTTGTCAATCAGTTATGAGATTGGTTTAAGGGAGTTCACAAATACTGAACAGATACTAACCAACCTAGGAATGATGACGGTTGGAATCATTTTGGGCACTGGACTTATGTTTTCATCATTTGTCATTTTTATGCTGAGATTGATGAAAGGCCGTAAGCAGCATTACTTTAAAGGTATGAATTTGGTTATTACCTCAAATCTTGTATACCGGATGAGGGGCAATGCCCGTACGTTCACCATCATTTCCATCTTGTCGGCATTGGCTTTATGTGCATTTAGTTTTGGATTGAGCACCTACCACACCTACGAACATTCGGCGCGTTTGGCTGCTCCATTCAGCTACATGTTTGTCAGTCAGGACGAAGCTTTCAATAAGCAAGTGGACGATATCATCAAAAGAGATGCCGAACATCCTGTTACTGCGCAGGTGGAGATTTCAGTCGTTCAACTTAACGGTTATTCTTCTAATAACGAAATTATATCAAACAAACAGCTAGCCAATAACGAGCAGCCCATCAAAGTGATATCGATGAGCGGATATAACCAAGCTGCAGAAGCACTAGGCATTCCCCAAGTTAATGTAACGGAAAGCGATCAAGCGATCGCAATTCGCCCGATGTTTACCGAACATGAGTGGGCAGATTATGATTATGAAACCATCTCTCTGCAGCTGTCCTCTCAGCAGTTAACCTTGGCTTATACAGATATGACGATTGAGCGAATCGTGAACTGGAGCTATCCGGATAACATGATCGTAGTAGCTGACGAATTATACAAATTCGTAGAACGGCAAAGTACGCCTGTAAATTATATTGGATATGCGGTAGAAGAACAAAAAACGACGAAAAAAACCTCCGATACGCTTGCCGACATAGCAACACCGGAATCCAAGATGTCCTCGTACTATGCCGAGTATCGTGTAGGAATTGAAAATGCGGGGTTGAATGTATTTATTCTTGGTTTTCTTGGGCTTGTGTTCCTCCTTGCATTGGGTAGTGTCCTTTATTTTAAGCAATTGACTGAAGCTACAGGTGATATTTCCCGCTATGATATTCTCAAGAAGATTGGTGTGAGTAACAAGGAAATCAGAACGTCCATCATCAAGCAAAACGCTGTAGTTTTTATGCTCCCGCTGCTTGTTGGAATAGTCCACTATGTTGTCATTTTCACCTGGATGAGAAGGTTGTTCGGAGGATTGGGAGGCATCAGCCTTTTGGAGCCGATACTGATCTGTATAAGCATCTTTTTGGTGATTTACATGTTCTATTTTATATTGACCATAGGATCGGTCAGCAAACTCCTCATCGGGGAAGCATTACATTCCAGCCGTCTCGCTTTACTTGGTATAGTAGCAGGTATCCTAATACTCGTTGGATTCCTCGTCTGGTTGGCTCCGGAACCACTGAAAGAAGCTGAAGATCGAGGTACAAGCGATGTTCACTTTGATCTACCTAAACCGAAAGGGAATTACGTGATCGGCGTTACAGAGCTTCACTTGGTGGACACGGAAAGAATAGATCCATGGGTGAACCAACTCCAGAGGGAACTCATGATCAGTATTTGGTATCCGGCTGAAAAAGAAAGCGAACAGCGGGCAGCATATATGCATGAGGGTGCGGCTATGCATTACGATGAAGAAGAAATCCCATCGATTGGTCTGGATCCTGGGACGATTGATTTATCGGGCATTGATACGCATGCATGGCTGGATGCACCTGCAGTTGCTAAAAAAGGAGGATGGCCAGTGATTTTCTTCTCACCAGGAGGCACTGTACCACGAAGTTTTGGCACTATTCTAGTTCAGGAGCTGGCTAGCCAGGGGTATGTTGTTATCACAATAGATCACACACATGAATCTTCTGTAGTCGAATTTCCCGACGGGCGGATTGTAAAGGGAACATTACCGGAGATTAATGCTGAAACGGTGCTAAAGATGATAGAGGTACGAGTTGATGATGTGCGATTTGCATTGGATCAATTGGAGGAGATGAGGACCGGGAGTAATATCGATGCAGAGCAGAAGGGATTGCCTCAAGGGTTGCCTGAAACGCTTGATTTGTCAAAGGTAGGCATTTATGGGCACTCCGCAGGAGGTGCGACAGCGGCTCAAACGATGTATGAAGATGATCGGTTCGATGCGGGAATTGATATGGACGGAACTTTAGGGCATATGCCTAACCATCCACTTCCCGTGGCTCAACATGGTCTAGATCGTCCCTTTATGCTGCTTAACTCCGGTATCAATGATGAGGGGAAAGTGGACTCGCATTTGACTGCTGAGGACCGGGGTATGTTCTGGAGCCGAACAAGCGGATGGAAATTCGATTTAAGTATACCGAACGGAGCGCATTTTACCTTCACTGATTATCAGTACCTGTTACCTCAGATTGCGATGAAGCTGAGTCTCTCCAGGCAGGTGATCCATCAAAGCATAGGACCCGTTGATCCTCAGCGAGCGCTTGATGCTCAGAGGGAATATGTATCCGCGTTTTTTGATTATCACTTAAAGTCTATCTCGCAGCCCTTGCTAGAGTCATCTAATTCATCATACGCAGAGGTTAAAATAATTAAGTAG
- a CDS encoding TetR/AcrR family transcriptional regulator, with protein sequence MKKGEKTKDFIIRQAAVLFNQKGYFGSSISDLTRVTGMQKGGIYNHFENKDQLALEAFEHAATVLRASFVDAMANKKTAFEKLSAVISVYQDAYDNPPLAGGCPVLNTAIESDDAHPALKEKAQIAMGSFLELIRSLLRLGIEQGEFKEEIEVEEFSIYITSVIEGGVMLSRLYEDNSHIRSNINRLLSEIDKYRTRN encoded by the coding sequence TTGAAAAAAGGAGAAAAGACCAAGGATTTTATCATCCGACAAGCTGCCGTTTTATTCAATCAGAAAGGGTACTTTGGCTCCTCTATCTCGGATCTGACCCGTGTCACCGGTATGCAAAAGGGCGGAATCTATAATCATTTCGAGAATAAGGATCAGCTAGCCCTAGAAGCGTTTGAACATGCTGCAACGGTATTGAGAGCATCTTTCGTGGATGCGATGGCGAACAAAAAGACGGCTTTTGAAAAACTGTCTGCCGTTATTTCAGTCTATCAGGATGCTTATGATAATCCCCCGCTTGCAGGGGGCTGTCCCGTTCTAAACACAGCCATCGAGAGTGATGACGCTCATCCTGCATTAAAGGAAAAGGCGCAAATAGCGATGGGTAGTTTTTTGGAATTAATCCGTTCTCTTCTTCGGTTGGGGATCGAACAAGGGGAGTTTAAAGAAGAGATAGAGGTGGAAGAATTTTCCATCTATATAACCTCAGTAATTGAGGGCGGAGTCATGTTGAGTAGACTGTACGAAGACAATTCACATATCCGTTCTAACATTAATCGGTTGCTAAGTGAGATTGATAAATATCGAACGAGAAATTGA
- a CDS encoding VOC family protein produces the protein MGVQKLEHVGVVVRSIDESSAFYEKVLGMELKEIRQPNPNVRLGFLGFPGEANLIIELVERTNSELPNEGTVNHIAFTVEDVEQEAARIAEHGVAFINEKIVTLADGTRFIFFQGPDGERLELYQPASA, from the coding sequence ATGGGAGTTCAAAAACTGGAGCATGTAGGCGTAGTCGTGAGAAGCATCGACGAAAGCTCTGCATTTTACGAGAAAGTGCTCGGCATGGAGCTTAAAGAAATCCGTCAGCCTAATCCTAACGTACGTCTTGGATTTTTAGGTTTTCCCGGGGAAGCGAATCTCATCATCGAGCTGGTAGAAAGAACAAATTCAGAGCTTCCAAACGAAGGAACCGTGAACCATATTGCCTTTACGGTAGAGGATGTCGAACAGGAAGCAGCTCGGATTGCAGAGCATGGCGTAGCTTTTATTAACGAAAAAATAGTAACGTTGGCGGACGGAACCAGATTCATATTCTTCCAAGGGCCGGACGGAGAACGCTTAGAATTGTATCAACCGGCCTCTGCTTGA
- a CDS encoding MerR family transcriptional regulator has translation MIEIPESVSSIKQASELTGLSEDTIRYYEKIGLLPHADRKANGHRTYSKSQLAGMVFLTRLKATGMTLEEMKHFRNLYEAGAASIPQRVSILMEHKERIQKEIERLIETQRIIDYKLDNYHEIVVNPNLNNTACNPAE, from the coding sequence GTGATCGAAATTCCTGAATCTGTAAGCTCCATTAAACAGGCATCCGAATTAACGGGGCTCTCCGAGGATACGATCCGCTATTACGAGAAGATTGGCTTGCTTCCGCATGCCGACCGCAAAGCAAACGGACACCGAACGTATAGCAAAAGCCAATTGGCGGGCATGGTTTTCTTAACGAGGCTCAAGGCAACAGGCATGACTCTGGAGGAGATGAAGCATTTCCGCAATCTTTACGAAGCAGGCGCTGCCTCTATCCCTCAGAGAGTCTCCATACTAATGGAACACAAGGAAAGAATTCAGAAAGAGATTGAACGATTGATAGAGACGCAAAGAATTATTGATTACAAGCTCGACAATTATCATGAGATCGTTGTAAATCCCAACTTAAACAATACCGCCTGCAATCCTGCCGAATAG